The following nucleotide sequence is from Oligoflexus sp..
GACCAGAAGCCGATGCGGAAGATCTGGTATTCGCTCATGGGGGTTTCATCGTGCGAGCAACTGCTGAACTGCTGGCGCCGGCTTCGTGGTCACCCCAAGCGGAGTTTCTGGGGAGACACGGGCGCACTGAAGCTGACGTTCAGCTGTCTCCTGCCGAGGCCTGGATCAGAACGAAGGGACTGATCACGAGCACGTCGAAGCTGGCAGAACTGTTCATCCAGGCCTGAGCTTCGGCATCGGTCGGCTGCTCCAGGAGCTTTTGACCAAGGGCTGCCTGGACTTCGCTTCTCGCATCCTTATGCAGGGCCCATGCTGCGTCGATTAAATTCCAGGGTGAGCGTACGATATACACACGACCAAAAGCAAAATGGCGTACAAGGGCGGACCAGGGCACCTGATCAACCTCGGCTCTTAGCTTCTGGCGGAGTTCCTGTTCAGACATCGAGACCATCTGTTCTTCCTTTCCCTTAAAAGCGCCGGGGTAATCTGGACCATGAGCCGCCGCTTGTCCAGCGCTTCCTGGGCTTTTGTCCTGGGAATCGGAACGTGGAGGATGGTGAGCCGAGGACGCAGCGCAGGCGCCCCCAGCTTTTCTTTTTACCGTCTTGAATGCTTCAGCGGGATCACATTGTCAGGCGTTTCGCGGCCCGTCCTCTTGCGATCGAAGCCCAGCCGGGAAAGATGCAGCGTGCTGTCGAAGCCGCCCATATAAAGAGTCCCCGCGCAGATCGCGCAGGCGACAGAATCATTCCAAACTGCGCGCACAACAAGGGCCAGAGCCAAAAGCCGCATGAGATCTTTGAAAACGTTCATGGAAAGAGACACAAAGTTCCTCTTCAAAGCAATGACGATAAAAGTTTTAGAGCTGGGATGGGCTTGATTATAGCAGCTCCTGGCGAAGGTTCCAGAGGCTGCGGGAAATTTCTTTAAGTTTTTTCCGGGGCTTTACGCAGAATAATTTGGGTGCGCGGCCAGGTGTGGGGAAAGCGCGACGCCTCTATTTGCACAGAGTCTGACGCGCGGCAGCGAGCGTTCGCACCAG
It contains:
- a CDS encoding DUF2288 family protein — encoded protein: MVSMSEQELRQKLRAEVDQVPWSALVRHFAFGRVYIVRSPWNLIDAAWALHKDARSEVQAALGQKLLEQPTDAEAQAWMNSSASFDVLVISPFVLIQASAGDS